One segment of Scleropages formosus chromosome 23, fSclFor1.1, whole genome shotgun sequence DNA contains the following:
- the slc39a4 gene encoding zinc transporter ZIP4 has product MSKASRALLCLCVSVSLLSRALCARGALHARLLELVSPREPFVGEEGVRAALAMLEDRVQCAGVSCGKCFSLEDVGQLTGGIAATGGLSMEDFFKVAAGWCFYLSAPNEACAAIKEGQWQRETSRFIRNVTAEGVQGDGFHPWTTLVDHLLHRIGKHYKPADRDQHCLSSTDILEENNMTRDDLHSMDIIFGSVAYHALRGDCMTAHVLPEPDYFLEFIFSRFGTDNMTVHDLEDLMRSLSLGRHNSTHDHGSEHRGHLSRQHHGPSGGSQRETRQQNSSWDQMCFTARELLEVFGVNGPGLSREHFTQLSPALVQQLLSKACEDTAQPTNPGSQLSRTERYVYATIANVLICLVAMFGIVVLLCTTCTNLFQLCIQFCISLAVGSLTGDAVLHLLPVFLGLHSHSEGEGGDNDHSAESSDYTFKLLVLLAGIYLFYLMETIFTIISHTDKQHHHQHHHDEDSDPHHCDHGKVLQMYQEQRKSKQSTSQADLVDEEETEKSFTVSDDRTREQHLLPYMVTIGDGVHNFADGLAIGAAFSVSWRSGLATSLAVLCHELPHELGDFAILLHCGLSVKRALLLNVGSAMTSFIGLYISLSVSTDPAAKDWIAAITAGLFLYVGLADMLPCMIHANSRKPWLMFILQNLGLLSGWGILLLLSLYEDKIGF; this is encoded by the exons ATGTCAAAGGCTTCGCGAGCGCTGCTGTGCCTCTGTGTCAGCGTGAGCCTCCTGAGCCGCGCGCTGTGCGCGAGGGGGGCGCTGCACGCGAGGCTGCTGGAGCTCGTGTCGCCGCGCGAGCCGTTTGTGGGCGAGGAAGGAGTCCGCGCGGCGCTCGCGATGCTGGAGGACCGTGTGCAGTGCGCCGGAGTGTCGTGTGGAAAG TGCTTCTCCCTGGAGGATGTGGGCCAGCTCACTGGCGGCATCGCAGCTACTGGAGGGCTGTCCATGGAAGACTTCTTCAAGGTGGCAGCCGGGTGGTGCTTCTACCTAAGCGCGCCCAACGAAGCCTGTGCTGCCATAAAGGAAGGGCAGTGGCAGCGGGAGACCAGCCGATTCATCCGGAACGTGACAGCTGAGGGCGTCCAGGGAGATGGATTTCACCCCTGGACAACTTTGGTGGATCATCTACTCCATAGAATAGGGAAGCACTACAAGCCCGCAGACCGAGATCAG CACTGTCTCAGCAGTACTGACATCTTGGAAGAGAACAACATGACACGAGATGACCTCCACAGCATGGACATCATCTTCGGAAGCGTAGCATACCATGCTCTCCGAGGTGACTGTATGACTGCCCACGTGCTGCCTGAACCCGATTACTTCCTGGAGTTCATCTTCAGTCGCTTTGGCACTGATAACATGACAGTGCATG ATTTAGAGGATCTCATGAGGAGTCTGAGCCTGGGCAGACACAATAGTACCCATGACCATGGGAGTGAACACAGGGGCCACCTCTCACGTCAACATCACGGGCCTTCTGGGGGCAGCCAAAGAGAGACGCGTCAGCAGAACAGCAGCTGGGATCAG ATGTGCTTCACAGCCAGAGAGCTTCTGGAAGTATTCGGTGTGAATGGCCCGGGTCTCTCACGGGAACACTTCACACAGCTCAGCCCTGCTCTGGTGCAGCAACTCCTCAGCAAGGCATGCGAGGACACAGCCCAGCCTACAAACCCTGGAAGTCAGCTTAGCAGGACTGAGA GGTATGTGTATGCCACCATTGCAAACGTGCTCATTTGCCTGGTGGCCATGTTTGGTATTGTTGTCCTGCTGTGCACCACCTGCACCAACTTGTTCCAGCTTTGCATCCAGTTCTGCATCAGCCTGGCGGTGGGCTCCCTCACAGGTGATGCTGTGCTCCATCTTCTGCCTGTG TTCCTAGGCCTCCATTCTCACAGTGAAGGGGAAGGTGGGGATAATGATCACTCTGCAGAAAGCTCTGACTACACCTTCAAGCTCCTGGTTCTCTTGGCCGGCATCTACTTGTTCTACCTAATGGAGACCATCTTTACCATCATCAGTCACACAGACaagcagcatcatcatcagcacCACCATGAC GAGGACTCTGACCCCCATCACTGTGACCATGGTAAAGTTCTTCAGATGTACCAGGAACAAAGAAAGAGCAAGCAGTCAACATCCCAAGCAGATCTG GTTGATGAAGAAGAGACTGAGAAGTCATTCACAGTTTCCGATGATCGCACTAGAG AGCAGCACCTGCTCCCCTACATGGTCACGATCGGTGACGGCGTGCACAACTTTGCGGATGGTCTCGCCATCGGGGCAGCCTTCTCCGTGTCTTGGAGGTCGGGTCTGGCCACGTCGCTTGCGGTGCTGTGTCACGAATTGCCTCACGAGCTGG GCGACTTTGCCATCTTACTCCACTGTGGCTTGTCTGTGAAAAGGGCCCTGCTGCTCAATGTGGGGAGCGCTATGACCTCCTTCATTGGCCTctacatctctctctctgtgtctacGGACCCAGCTGCCAAGGACTGGATCGCTGCAATCACGGCAGGCCTCTTCCTCTATGTGGGCCTGGCAGACATG CTCCCCTGTATGATCCACGCAAACAGCAGGAAGCCATGGTTAATGTTCATTCTACAGAACCTGGGCCTCTTGAGTGGCTGGGGAatccttctgctgctgtcattGTATGAGGATAAAATTGGCTTCTAG